The Streptomyces cynarae genome contains a region encoding:
- a CDS encoding GPI inositol-deacylase, giving the protein MARVVVVHGVGQQFLGRNSLRDPVAAALADGVELADAADGFGPQLVDVAFYGNVFRAPGAKGDGGLPQRATDLVDPFEIELLNACWAAAAQAEPDRVPPPEGSAAGSKAPTPQTVQRAMNALLRSRFLSTAVAERFLLGVLRQVRRYFTEEPVRARALAAVAARIEADTTVLVGHSLGSVVAYEALCAHPHWPVRTLVTLGSPLGMPKLVFDRLRPSPEAGRGHWPQGLESWANVCDRHDVVASVKELAPRFTPPAADGERPAGRSVPAVLDVLVDNGWKVHDLLRHLTARETGEAIGKGLGTVR; this is encoded by the coding sequence GTGGCACGAGTGGTCGTGGTGCATGGAGTGGGGCAACAGTTCCTCGGGCGCAACTCTCTGCGTGATCCGGTCGCCGCGGCACTGGCCGACGGAGTGGAACTCGCCGACGCGGCCGACGGCTTCGGCCCGCAGCTCGTGGATGTCGCCTTCTACGGGAACGTCTTCCGCGCACCCGGCGCCAAGGGCGACGGTGGTCTTCCGCAGCGTGCCACCGACCTCGTCGACCCGTTCGAGATCGAGCTCCTCAACGCCTGCTGGGCCGCCGCCGCGCAGGCCGAACCCGACCGGGTACCGCCCCCGGAGGGCTCCGCGGCGGGCAGCAAGGCGCCGACCCCGCAGACGGTGCAGCGGGCGATGAACGCGCTGCTGCGGTCGCGGTTCCTCTCCACCGCGGTCGCGGAGCGGTTTCTGCTGGGTGTGCTGCGCCAGGTGCGCCGCTACTTCACCGAGGAGCCCGTGCGCGCGCGGGCCCTCGCGGCCGTGGCCGCACGGATCGAGGCGGACACCACGGTGCTCGTCGGTCACTCCCTGGGCTCGGTCGTGGCGTACGAGGCGCTGTGCGCGCATCCGCACTGGCCGGTCCGGACGCTGGTGACCCTCGGTTCTCCCCTGGGTATGCCCAAGCTCGTGTTCGACCGTCTGCGGCCGTCGCCGGAAGCGGGGCGGGGCCACTGGCCCCAGGGCCTCGAGAGCTGGGCCAACGTGTGCGACCGGCACGACGTGGTCGCCTCGGTGAAAGAGCTCGCCCCGCGGTTCACCCCGCCGGCCGCGGACGGTGAACGCCCGGCCGGGCGGTCGGTACCGGCGGTGCTGGACGTCCTGGTGGACAACGGCTGGAAGGTGCACGACCTGCTGCGCCATCTGACGGCCCGGGAGACGGGAGAGGCGATCGGCAAGGGCCTCGGGACCGTGCGGTGA